In the genome of Limanda limanda chromosome 15, fLimLim1.1, whole genome shotgun sequence, one region contains:
- the LOC133020561 gene encoding core histone macro-H2A.2 has product MSARGGKKKATKLSRSSRAGVIFPVGRMMRYLRTGTHKYRIGMGAPVYMAAVIEYLAAEILELAGNAARDNKKGRITPRHIKLAVANDEELNQLLRGVTISNGGVLPRIHPELLSKKRGARVKVDQSSNPEKQEERSKSKKQPVKTVKKVKGKRGRKPKSTDNDKESVPNSTAEDGPGDGFTILSAKSLFLGQKLSLTESEISKIGTIKVEGIINPTNAEMDLKDGVGNALEKAGGREFLDGVKELRKAQGPLEVASVAVSQANGMAARFVIHCNVPQWGSEKCEDQLEKTVKNCLSAAEEKKLKSVAFPSLPAGRNGFPKQTAAQLILKAISNHFVSSTSSSLKNIYFVLFDSESIGIYLQEMAKLDAK; this is encoded by the exons AGCTGTCCCGCTCGTCCAGGGCGGGCGTCATCTTCCCTGTGGGGAGGATGATGAGGTACCTGCGCACCGGCACGCACAAATACCGCATCGGCATGGGGGCGCCGGTCTACATGGCAGCGGTCATCGAGTACCTGGCAG CTGAGATCTTGGAGCTGGCAGGAAACGCAGCCCGGGACAACAAGAAAGGACGAATAACTCCCCGGCACATCAAGCTGGCTGTGGCCAACGACGAGGAGCTCAACCAG CTTCTACGGGGGGTGACCATATCCAACGGAGGGGTGTTGCCTCGCATCCACCCGGAGCTGCTCTCCAAGAAGAGGGGGGCCAGGGTGAAAGTGGACCAGTCCTCCAACcctgagaaacaggaagagcgCTCCAAGAGCAAGAAGCAGCCCGTCAAAACCGTCAAGAAGGTCAAAGGCAAACGAGGCCGAAAGCCAAAG AGCACCGACAACGACAAAGAGTCTGTACCGAACTCCACAGCTGAGGACGGACCTGGAGACGGATTCACCATCCTGTCGGCGAAGAGCCTGTTCCTCGGACAAAAG CTTTCACTAACGGAGAGTGAAATCAGTAAAATTGGAACAATCAAGGTGGAAGGGATAATCAACCCGACAAATGCAGAGATGGACCTCAAAGACGGAGTTG GCAACGCTCTGGAGAAGGCTGGAGGCCGGGAGTTCCTGGatggagtgaaggagctgcggAAAGCACAGGGCCCCCTGGAGGTGGCATCAG tggCAGTGAGCCAGGCCAACGGGATGGCAGCGCGCTTCGTCATCCACTGTAACGTCCCTCAGTGGGGCTCGGAGAAGTGTGAAGACCAGCTGGAGAAGACGGTGAAGAACTGTctctcagcagcagaggagaagaagctcAAGTCTGTCGCTTtcccttcacttcctgctggaCG GAACGGATTCCCAAAGCAAACCGCCGCCCAGCTCATCCTCAAGGCCATCTCCAACCATTTCGTGTCGTCCACCAGCTCCTCCctgaaaaacatttactttgttcTGTTTGACAGCGAGAGCATCGGAATATACCTTCAGGAAATGGCAAAGCTGGACGCCAAGTGA